A single Streptomyces sannanensis DNA region contains:
- a CDS encoding histidine phosphatase family protein, with the protein MTDPGCAPHGGESLPAVCERVGDWLGTLAGEPGRVLAVVEPEVVRAAVVRALGAPECTFWRIDVPPLTAIEFSGRGGRWNVRAGWPLADSG; encoded by the coding sequence ATGACGGACCCGGGCTGCGCGCCGCACGGTGGAGAGTCGCTGCCGGCGGTGTGCGAGCGGGTCGGCGACTGGCTCGGCACGCTGGCCGGCGAGCCGGGGAGGGTGCTCGCCGTGGTCGAGCCCGAGGTGGTCCGCGCGGCGGTCGTACGAGCACTGGGAGCGCCTGAGTGCACGTTCTGGCGGATCGATGTGCCGCCGCTGACCGCCATCGAGTTCAGCGGCCGCGGGGGCCGGTGGAACGTACGTGCCGGGTGGCCGCTCGCGGACTCGGGGTGA
- a CDS encoding MFS transporter: MTSSQPASANGPKRPETAAGERGGGSGIALLVIASCQLMVVLDITIVNVALPHIQRALSFSTAGLSWVVNAYALTFGGLLLLGGRAGDILGRRRVFVFGVLLFAVASLLGGLAQNSGQLLAARALQGSGAAVASPTALALITTNFAEGPARNRAFGAFAAVSAGGGAIGLLVGGVLVEWLNWRWIFFVNVPIGVLIALATPRRIKESAHQPGHFDLTGALTSTAGMALLVYGFIRAAQTGWRDGLTLAAFAAAVVLLGAFIVTERRSTRPITPLHMFADRNRASTYAIMLSHAAAIFGMFFFLTLFVQNVLDFSPLRAGLAFLPVSATIAVSAALASRLLPRFGPKPFMVAGGTLGSAGLSWLTLVEVHSTYLGSLLGPMLLFGLGMGMEFVSLTLTALSGVSPRESGAAAGLLNAHRQVGGVLGLSILVTVFGMAGRNEVQDLISHFLARAAPAERIAFLRTGRLPGTWADQVLTSGVSAVFIIGATFTVVATLIALVAIQVRPSDLARLRGAIPAVPTESAAPGAAGESGSGPAAREPGTDRSGRGP, encoded by the coding sequence GGGCTCTGAGCTTCTCCACCGCCGGCCTCTCCTGGGTCGTGAACGCCTATGCGCTCACCTTCGGTGGTCTGCTGCTCCTCGGTGGGCGGGCCGGCGACATTCTCGGACGGCGTCGCGTTTTCGTCTTCGGTGTGCTGTTGTTCGCTGTCGCATCGTTGCTCGGTGGTCTGGCGCAGAACTCCGGCCAGCTCCTTGCCGCTCGTGCCCTGCAGGGCAGCGGCGCGGCTGTCGCCTCACCGACCGCACTCGCGCTGATCACCACGAACTTCGCCGAAGGCCCAGCTCGCAACCGGGCCTTCGGCGCCTTCGCCGCGGTTTCCGCCGGGGGAGGAGCGATCGGGCTGCTGGTGGGCGGCGTTCTGGTCGAGTGGCTGAACTGGCGCTGGATCTTCTTCGTCAATGTGCCGATCGGTGTGCTCATCGCCCTCGCAACGCCCCGCCGCATCAAGGAGTCCGCGCACCAGCCGGGACACTTCGACCTCACCGGGGCGCTGACCTCCACCGCCGGAATGGCTTTGCTCGTCTACGGGTTCATCCGGGCCGCGCAGACCGGCTGGCGTGACGGGCTCACGCTCGCGGCGTTCGCCGCCGCGGTGGTGCTCCTCGGGGCGTTCATCGTGACGGAGCGACGCTCGACCCGGCCGATTACGCCGCTGCACATGTTCGCGGATCGCAATCGCGCCAGTACCTACGCCATCATGCTGAGTCACGCGGCCGCGATCTTCGGCATGTTCTTCTTCCTGACGCTGTTCGTGCAGAACGTCCTCGACTTCAGCCCCCTGCGGGCCGGTCTTGCGTTCCTGCCGGTCAGTGCCACCATCGCAGTGAGCGCCGCGCTGGCCTCCCGGCTCTTGCCGAGATTCGGGCCGAAGCCCTTCATGGTGGCCGGCGGCACTCTGGGCTCGGCCGGGCTGTCCTGGCTCACCCTGGTCGAGGTCCATTCCACCTACCTGGGCAGCCTCCTCGGGCCGATGCTTCTGTTCGGTCTCGGCATGGGCATGGAATTCGTGTCCCTGACGCTGACAGCCCTCTCCGGAGTTTCCCCGCGGGAGTCGGGTGCCGCCGCCGGCCTGCTGAACGCCCACCGGCAGGTCGGTGGAGTGCTCGGACTCTCCATTCTTGTCACGGTCTTCGGCATGGCCGGCCGCAACGAGGTGCAAGACCTGATATCGCACTTTCTCGCTCGGGCCGCACCGGCGGAGCGCATCGCATTCCTGCGGACCGGCCGGCTGCCCGGCACCTGGGCCGACCAGGTGCTCACCTCGGGAGTGTCTGCGGTCTTCATCATCGGGGCCACGTTCACCGTCGTCGCCACGCTCATCGCTCTCGTGGCCATCCAGGTGCGGCCCTCCGACCTGGCCCGCCTGCGGGGTGCGATTCCGGCCGTTCCCACGGAGTCGGCGGCGCCGGGCGCGGCCGGCGAATCCGGCAGCGGCCCGGCCGCGCGCGAACCGGGCACGGACCGGAGCGGCCGCGGCCCCTGA
- the trxB gene encoding thioredoxin-disulfide reductase: MTAENEIRQVVVIGSGPAGYTAALYAARAALRPLVFEGSVTAGGALMLTTTVENYPGFRDGVMGPELMDGMRAQAERFGAEMVRADVVAVELTGDIKTVTDAEGAVHRAKAVIIATGSQHRTLNLAGEEALSGHGVSYCATCDGYFFRDQDIAVVGGGDTAMEEATFLSRFATSITVVHRRDTLRASRAMQERAFTDPKIKFAWNSEVAAIHGEQTLAGLTLRDTRTGRTSELPVTGLFVAIGYDPRTQLFTDQLDLGEGGHLKVDPPSTRTNLPGVFAAGDVVDHLYRQAVTAAGTGCAAALDAERYLAALADGE, encoded by the coding sequence ATGACCGCCGAGAACGAGATCCGCCAAGTCGTCGTCATCGGCTCCGGGCCGGCCGGGTACACGGCCGCGCTGTACGCAGCCCGGGCCGCGCTGAGGCCACTGGTGTTCGAGGGCTCGGTGACCGCCGGTGGTGCGCTGATGCTGACGACCACGGTGGAGAACTATCCGGGCTTCCGTGACGGCGTCATGGGTCCGGAGCTGATGGACGGCATGCGGGCTCAGGCCGAGCGCTTCGGTGCCGAGATGGTCCGGGCCGACGTGGTCGCCGTCGAACTCACCGGTGACATCAAGACCGTCACGGACGCCGAGGGCGCGGTCCACCGCGCCAAGGCCGTGATCATCGCCACCGGTTCACAGCACCGCACACTGAATCTGGCGGGCGAGGAGGCACTTTCGGGTCACGGAGTGTCCTACTGCGCGACCTGCGACGGGTATTTCTTCCGGGACCAGGACATCGCCGTGGTCGGCGGTGGCGACACCGCGATGGAGGAGGCCACCTTCCTCTCGCGCTTCGCCACGTCCATCACCGTCGTACACCGCCGTGACACCCTGCGCGCGTCCCGGGCCATGCAGGAGAGGGCCTTCACAGACCCGAAGATCAAGTTCGCCTGGAACAGCGAGGTCGCCGCGATCCACGGCGAGCAGACACTCGCCGGGCTGACCCTGCGCGACACAAGGACCGGTCGAACGTCCGAACTCCCGGTCACCGGGCTGTTCGTGGCCATCGGTTACGACCCGCGCACGCAGTTGTTCACGGACCAGCTCGATCTGGGCGAGGGCGGCCATCTCAAGGTCGACCCGCCGTCCACCCGCACGAACCTCCCCGGCGTCTTCGCCGCGGGCGACGTGGTCGACCACCTCTACCGGCAGGCCGTCACCGCGGCCGGCACCGGCTGCGCGGCCGCGCTCGACGCCGAGCGCTATCTCGCCGCCCTCGCCGACGGAGAGTGA